A region from the Salvelinus sp. IW2-2015 linkage group LG19, ASM291031v2, whole genome shotgun sequence genome encodes:
- the LOC111979419 gene encoding SUN domain-containing ossification factor isoform X3, producing MMMKKRLWRVVTVCLLVFLPCWHPTKYVGCAEQPPEAQSMPAAAQDSSGEEDPGDKSHHRGVVQVEEGWGSQYAQYLSEEDVLPEGEEVETQQQGLAGEEAETPGTEVEDKEHVKCGDDVSQTLDLEDSVAEKEQETARPEVWPEAEQPPPEAVVTQEQNPTPASDLSPPPSAPALNPIPEDPSSTPSSSSSVPEEIVSDVPLSESSDADLAIADCEAGETNPFDGTLTSLPVVLENTSNALGKGTKTDIDPPPAQAGQASVGLAQVANASHMLKEPGLISHIATETDPSVATKDPEDNPTFDEWKKKMMEVETEKTQATHTSTNGGSHAVKKVQKNFNNYASVECGAKILGSNPEAKSTSAILMESMDHYMLNPCSNKIWFIIELCDPIQVKQLDIANFELFSSTPKDFLVSISDRYPTNKWVKRGTFHARDERTVQSFPLDEHLYTKYVKVELVSHHGSEHFCPLSLVRVFGTSMVEEYEEIADPLDRPEDQDGDQDDHLDYPPGYVPVEDEASNDLIGSAKDVILNMVNNIKVNVLGGGPGEGNFSGQAVNMTASKSSDPDTTSTVSPVPDTVGVEQSEVPEHPVTTTEDPTPEPPTPEPPVTEEPKLENLTGEETVVTPIEEEEVQFIVTMLEEEEEEETEEEGRDREVHHCPGLRQQESLDYCGLSSSYSCSCSASFQEYLLHQCSVQRTCTSQEREPEADPGTTTTPSQQLTISPTATQTPQQPHTLGEQPQEREASSALGESGASPTEAPPHLPWVETEAVGEREPSTELPHLEPSQTSTLPRPSSTDTASSATRPTPTVEPPHQASSRDLPGQKQPATGAEKNREVQQEENRQPFTTVTTSSPSGPLEQSWRAPVERPCLDVQPAKQDIPVIHPPHVADPHPLPTVSTPTEQQQPPAPTAEPESAAGSGNTTPGESRSVPVVVMTEPPSRGQAVATETKGEAELVEDILFTSSPDGNGQQLLPPPSPSPSSSDFYAELHKPTEQANGNPMHGSTSQKESVFMRLNNRIKALEMNMSLSGRYLEQLSQRYRRQMEEMQRAFNKTIIKLQNTSRIAEEQDQRQTESIQSLQGQLEDITQLVLNLSVGVSQLQSQVSERQSYLLLCLVLCLFLGLLLCVQHSRMSAIEPPSTDPEPPIPKSYSYCCPERRFWEYEDMSLKRGMSYPLLHSGSFQLPTTEGPESPCTVEPLSFLPANKKKKRSKMKTVETLKCTVLCAPLLAHGAPVCNGCSPGGTTDPTPRMGRLSHHAFMDPPSGGSSESSSQSDEPSLCGLAATSCTRLCDGLPPPRSRAEKQAFKRHRSKPGCVVVEDLLQAPQRDATPITPTLQDLMGGKELSAGMLGVTAL from the exons GCACCCAACTAAATATGTTGGCTGCGCAGAGCAGCCCCCAGAGGCTCAGAGCATGCCTGCAGCTGctcaggacagcagtggagaggaAGACCCAGGCGACAAGTCCCATCACAGA GGTGTTGTTCAGGTAGAGGAGGGCTGGGGGTCCCAGTATGCCCAGTACCTATCTGAAGAGGATGTGCtgccagagggagaggaggtggagacacAGCAGCAGGGCCTAGCAGGGGAGGAGGCGGAGACTCCAGGCACAGAGGTGGAGGACAAGGAGCATGTCAAG TGCGGTGATGATGTTTCCCAGACGTTGGACCTGGAGGATTCTGTAGCAGAGAAGGAGCAAGAGACAGCACGGCCAGAGGTCTGGCCAGAGGCTGAGCAGCCACCTCCAGAGGCCGTTGTCACCCAAGAGCAGAATCCAACCCCCGCCTCTGACCTCTCCCCTCCACCATCTGCCCCTGCCCTCAACCCCATCCCCGAAGACCCCTCCAGCACCCCTAGCTCATCCTCTAGTGTACCAGAGGAAATTGTGTCTGATGTCCCTTTGTCAGAATCCAGTGATGCTGATCTGGCCATAGCCGACTGTGAAGCTGGAGAAACCAACCCCTTTGACGGCACCCTCACCAG TCTTCCTGTTGTCCTGGAGAACACATCCAATGCCCTGGGAAAGGGCACCAAGACTGACATAGACCCCCCTCCGGCCCAGGCAGGTCAGGCCTCAGTGGGGCTGGCTCAGGTGGCCAACGCCTCCCACATGCTCAAAGAACCG GGTTTGATCTCACACATCGCCACAGAGACAGATCCCAGCGTGGCAACCAAGGATCCGGAGGACAATCCCACCTTTGACGAGTGGAAGAAGAAAATGAtggaggtggagacagagaaga CTCAGGCCACTCATACCTCCACCAACGGCGGCTCCCACGCTGTAAAGAAGGTGCAGAAGAACTTCAACAACTATGCATCGGTGGAGTGTGGGGCAAAGATCCTGGGTTCTAACCCAGAGGCTAAG AGCACTTCAGCCATATTAATGGAGAGCATGGATCATTACATGTTAAATCCCTGCAGCAACAAgatctg gTTCATCATCGAGCTGTGTGATCCCATCCAGGTGAAGCAGTTGGACATCGCTAACTTTGAGCTCTTCTCTTCCACACCCAAAGACTTCCTGGTCTCCATCAGTGACAG GTACCCAACCAACAAGTGGGTGAAGCGGGGAACATTTCATGCTCGGGACGAGCGCACTGTTCAGAGTTTCCCTCTGGATGAGCATCTGTATACCAAATATGTCAAG GTGGAGCTGGTCTCTCACCATGGATCTGAACACTTCTGCCCTCTCAGTCTCGTAAG GGTGTTTGGAACGAGTATGGTGGAGGAGTACGAGGAGATCGCTGACCCCCTGGACAGACCGGAAGACCAGGATGGCGACCAGGATGACCACCTCG ATTATCCTCCTGGATATGTTCCTGTAGAGGACGAGGCGTCAAATGACCTCATAGGATCAGCCAAGG ATGTCATTCTGAACATGGTGAACAACATTAAAGTCAACGTGCTGGGAGGAGGACCAGGGGAAGGGAACTTCTCAGGCCAGGCAGTGAACATGACTGCCAGTAAATCATCTGACCCCGACACCACCTCCACCGTCAGCCCTGT GCCTGACACTGTAGGCGTGGAACAGTCTGAGGTACCAGAACACCCTGTCACTACCACAGAGGATCCCACACCAGAGCCCCCTACTCCAGAACCCCCTGTCACAGAGGAACCCAAACTAGAGAATCTAACTGGGGAGGAGACGGTTGTGACTCctatagaggaggaggaggtccaGTTCATAGTTACCatgctggaggaggaggaagaggaggagacggaagaggaagggagggacagagaggtgcACCATTGCCCTGGCCTCCGACAGCAAGAAAGCCTTGACTACTGTGGCCTGTCTTCCTCCTATTCTTGCTCCTGCTCCGCCTCCTTCCAGGAGTACCTCCTCCACCAGTGTTCCGTTCAAAGGACCTGCACCAGCCAGGAGAGGGAGCCAGAGGCAGACCCAGGAACCACCACCACCCCGTCACAGCAGCTCACCATCTCCCCCACGGCCACTCAGACCCCACAGCAGCCCCACACTCTTGGGGAACAGCCTCAGGAGAGAGAAGCCAGCTCTGCCCTCGGGGAGAGCGGAGCAAGTCCCACTGAAGCCCCACCACACCTTCCATGGGTTGAGACAGaggcagtgggagagagagagcccagcaCTGAGCTGCCCCACCTGGAGCCCAGCCAGACCtccaccctgcccagacccagtTCCACCGACACCGCCAGCTCTGCCACTAGGCCCACCCCTACCGTGGAGCCTCCACACCAGGCCTCCTCGAGAGACCTGCCCGGGCAGAAGCAGCCCGCCACTGGGGCAGAGAAGAACCGGGAGGTGCAGCAGGAGGAGAACAGGCAGCCTTTTACCACTGTCACCACCTCCAGCCCCAGTGGCCCACTagagcagagttggagagcccCTGTAGAGAGGCCCTGTCTGGACGTCCAGCCTGCCAAACAAGACATCCCGGTCATCCACCCTCCACATGTGGCCGATCCCCATCCCCTCCCCACTGTCTCCACCcccacagagcagcagcagcctccCGCCCCCACAGCTGAACCAGAGAGTGCTGCTGGCAGTGGCAACACTACTCCTGGGGAGTCCCGCTCTGTCCCCGTCGTGGTTATGACAGAACCCCCCTCACGTGGCCAGGCTGTCGCAACGGAAACCAAGGGGGAAGCAGAGCTTGTGGAGGACATCCTCTTCACCTCGTCGCCCGATGGCAACGGGCAGCAGCTGcttcccccaccctccccctctccttcctcctcagaCTTCTACGCAGAGCTCCACAAACCCACGGAACAGGCGAACGGGAACCCGATGCACGGCTCCACCAGCCAGAAGGAGTCTGTGTTCATGAGGCTCAACAACCGCATCAAGGCCCTGGAGATGAACATGTCGCTGAGCGGACGCTACCTGGAGCAGCTCAGTCAGAG GTACCGAAGGCAGATGGAAGAGATGCAGAGGGCTTTCAACAAAACCATCATCAAACTGCAGAACACATCCAGGATAGCAGAGGAGCAG GACCAGAGACAGACGGAGTCCATCCAGTCGTTGCAGGGCCAGCTGGAGGACATCACACAGCTGGTTCTCAACCTGTCTGTCGGAGTCAGTCAGCTGCAGAGCCAG GTGTCTGAAAGGCAGAGTTACCTCCTGCTGTGCCTGGTGTTGTGTTTGTTCCTGGGGTTGCTGCTGTGTGTCCAGCACAGTCGCATGTCTGCCATTGAGCCTCCCTCCACAGACCCAGAGCCTCCTATACCCAAGAGCTATAGCTACTGCTGCCCAGAGAG GCGTTTCTGGGAATATGAAGACATGAGCTTGAAGAGAGGAATGTCATATCCTCTCCTGCACTCGGGCTCCTTCCAGTTACCCACCACTGAAG GTCCAGAGTCACCGTGCACTGTTGAACCACTGAGTTTTCTACCAGCTAATAAAAAG AAGAAACGGAGTAAGATGAAGACCGTGGAAACGTTGAAATGCACTGTACTCTGCGCTCCTCTGCTTGCACACGGAGCACCCGTATGTAACGGCTGCTCCCCTGGTGGCACCACAGACCCTACACCCCGCATGGGGCGTCTCAGCCACCACGCCTTCATGGACCCCCCTTCCGGGGGCAGTTCAGAGAGCTCCTCCCAGTCGGACGAGCCCTCCTTATGCGGCCTTGCCGCCACCTCCTGCACTCGCCTCTGTGACGGCCTGCCCCCGCCCAGGAGCAGGGCAGAGAAGCAGGCGTTCAAGCGGCATCGCTCCAAGCCTGGGTGCGTGGTTGTGGAGGATCTCCTGCAGGCCCCGCAGAGAGATGCAACACCCATAACCCCCACCCTGCAGGACCTCATGGGGGGGAAGGAGCTGTCTGCAGGGATGCTGGGAGTGACGGCGCTCTGA